In a genomic window of Thiovulum sp. ES:
- a CDS encoding putative helicase (PFAM: N-6 DNA Methylase), whose protein sequence is MTIRQNDFTIGYIELKLPNDSLENKNHKKQFDKYKDSLENIIFTNLRNWQLFQWDGNSKSKKVKEIVFNLENPNLEKFKKFLNLFLSYRVKSSTSSVELAVNLAKRTKILSEIIESLLENENVQMTNLKENFRKSLLHEIGDKSFANLIAETFTYSLFIASIVHLQKGEKEKLSITTALDYIPKTIPILYDLYDLSKNLSRQFSNVKSSVELILKELNLADLGKIVASFEKSGDPILNFYEPFLQTYDPHTKKDRGVFYTPKAVVDFLVRETNTILKTELNLENGFLERNVKVLDPATGTGTFLSSLISLVQSEVDENFQMIGIEKDKFADEVHEHILKNFYGFEFMVAPYTVAHLKLWLQLKSHGLDLEENERFQIYLANTLDDPNREPLDKIFFEIAQESEKAKAIKNDKNIIAIIGNPPYSGTSQNPSKITNKTEKSYQFGKTKNLTWIGSQIENYKWNGDKKLDEKNPKWLQDDYVKFIRFAQYQIDSKEKGVISYIVPHGFLDNPTFRYMRKSLLDSFSKIFIVNLHGNSTKKETTPNGGKDENVFDIKQGVSLLFLVKTSSAKDTKIYYGDLWGLRKEKFQNLENGNLENICKTELFPKSDMFYFIPRDTTLETEYLEFWSLKDIFDVKNTGIISKRDKIVYQDSKEKLLNILNDFHKLDENIIRNKYNLTPDSRDWKVSFAKNAIAKFGIKEGFIIKGYYRPFDTKWTYYVEKSKGFMAYPTYDVMKHMLKENIALLVGRAGNVTGSDTWDIVFIADSIVDLNMFRRGGEVVFPLYKYSDDENSLFETKSPNFTNDFLEFRKKELSKWSDEEIFYYIYGLLFSPNYREKYREFLQTDFPRIDFSRNISKISKIGKELADLHLLKHKIFSTPKNWKLKKVGTDFELNLPKKAEIFLNGKIYFNSSTYLSGIADEVWNFHIGGYQVLYKWLADRNGKTLSTDDLLHYIKIVVSLQETVKLMKKL, encoded by the coding sequence ATGACAATTCGTCAAAACGATTTCACAATTGGATATATCGAACTGAAATTACCGAACGATAGTTTGGAAAACAAAAATCACAAAAAGCAATTTGACAAATACAAAGATTCACTTGAAAACATAATTTTTACAAATTTGAGAAACTGGCAACTATTTCAGTGGGACGGAAACAGCAAATCGAAAAAAGTGAAAGAGATAGTTTTTAATTTAGAAAATCCAAATTTAGAGAAGTTCAAGAAGTTTCTAAATCTGTTTTTAAGTTATCGGGTGAAAAGTTCGACCTCATCGGTAGAGTTGGCAGTGAATTTGGCAAAAAGAACAAAGATACTTTCAGAAATAATTGAGTCGCTGTTGGAAAATGAAAATGTGCAAATGACAAATTTGAAAGAGAATTTTAGAAAATCTTTACTCCACGAAATAGGAGATAAGAGTTTTGCAAATCTGATAGCTGAAACATTCACATATTCACTTTTTATAGCATCAATTGTTCATTTACAAAAAGGTGAAAAAGAGAAATTGAGTATCACGACGGCACTCGATTATATTCCAAAAACAATTCCAATTCTCTACGACCTTTACGATTTATCTAAAAATTTGAGTCGGCAATTTTCAAATGTGAAAAGTTCAGTTGAGTTGATTTTGAAAGAGTTGAATTTAGCAGATTTAGGAAAAATCGTAGCTTCATTTGAGAAAAGTGGAGACCCAATTTTGAATTTTTACGAGCCATTCCTACAAACTTACGACCCACATACAAAAAAGGATAGAGGAGTTTTCTACACTCCGAAAGCTGTTGTTGATTTTTTGGTTCGGGAGACAAATACAATTTTGAAAACTGAACTGAATTTAGAGAATGGATTTTTAGAGAGAAATGTGAAAGTGCTTGATCCTGCGACTGGAACAGGAACTTTTTTGAGTTCGTTAATTAGTTTAGTGCAATCAGAAGTTGATGAAAATTTTCAAATGATTGGAATTGAGAAAGATAAATTTGCCGATGAGGTGCATGAACACATTTTGAAAAATTTCTACGGATTTGAATTCATGGTTGCTCCTTACACGGTTGCACATTTGAAATTGTGGTTACAACTCAAATCTCACGGCTTAGACTTAGAAGAAAACGAACGATTTCAAATCTATCTTGCAAACACACTTGACGACCCAAACCGAGAGCCATTGGACAAAATATTTTTTGAAATTGCACAAGAGAGTGAAAAAGCAAAAGCAATTAAAAATGACAAAAACATAATTGCAATAATTGGAAATCCACCATACAGCGGAACTTCTCAAAATCCGAGCAAAATTACAAACAAAACTGAAAAATCTTACCAATTTGGAAAAACAAAAAATCTCACTTGGATTGGAAGCCAAATCGAAAATTACAAATGGAATGGCGACAAAAAGTTAGATGAGAAAAATCCGAAATGGCTTCAAGATGATTATGTGAAATTTATCCGTTTTGCTCAATATCAAATCGATAGCAAAGAGAAAGGTGTCATTTCCTACATTGTGCCACACGGCTTTCTTGACAATCCAACTTTTCGATACATGAGAAAATCGCTACTTGACTCATTTTCCAAAATTTTCATCGTAAATCTTCACGGAAATTCTACAAAAAAGGAGACGACTCCAAACGGAGGAAAAGATGAAAATGTTTTTGACATCAAACAGGGAGTTTCACTTCTGTTTTTGGTGAAGACCTCATCGGCAAAAGATACAAAAATCTATTACGGAGATTTATGGGGACTTAGAAAAGAGAAATTTCAGAATTTAGAAAATGGAAACTTAGAAAATATTTGCAAAACGGAACTTTTCCCAAAAAGCGACATGTTCTATTTTATTCCACGAGATACAACTTTGGAAACTGAATATTTGGAATTTTGGAGTTTGAAAGATATTTTTGATGTTAAAAATACGGGAATTATTTCAAAAAGAGATAAAATAGTTTATCAAGATAGCAAAGAAAAGTTACTTAATATTTTAAATGATTTTCACAAATTAGATGAAAATATTATTAGAAATAAATATAACCTTACTCCTGATAGTCGAGATTGGAAAGTATCTTTTGCTAAAAATGCAATTGCAAAATTTGGAATTAAAGAAGGTTTTATTATCAAAGGATATTACAGACCTTTCGATACAAAATGGACATATTATGTTGAAAAATCAAAAGGTTTTATGGCTTATCCAACATATGATGTTATGAAACATATGTTGAAAGAGAATATCGCTCTTTTAGTTGGTCGTGCTGGAAATGTTACGGGTTCTGATACTTGGGATATTGTTTTTATTGCTGATTCAATAGTTGATTTAAATATGTTTCGTCGAGGTGGTGAAGTTGTTTTCCCACTTTACAAATATTCTGATGATGAAAATTCTCTTTTTGAAACAAAAAGCCCAAATTTCACAAATGATTTTTTGGAATTCCGAAAAAAAGAACTCTCAAAATGGAGTGATGAAGAGATTTTTTACTACATTTACGGTTTGCTTTTTTCTCCAAACTATCGTGAAAAATATCGTGAGTTTTTGCAAACTGATTTTCCAAGAATTGATTTCAGTCGTAATATTTCAAAAATCTCAAAAATTGGAAAAGAGTTGGCTGATTTGCATCTTTTAAAACATAAGATTTTTTCGACTCCGAAAAATTGGAAACTGAAAAAAGTTGGAACTGATTTTGAATTGAATTTGCCAAAAAAAGCTGAAATATTTTTGAATGGAAAAATCTATTTCAACTCTTCAACATATTTGAGTGGAATAGCCGATGAGGTCTGGAACTTCCACATTGGGGGCTATCAAGTTTTGTATAAATGGTTGGCTGACCGAAACGGAAAAACTCTTTCAACTGATGATTTGCTCCACTACATCAAAATTGTTGTTTCACTTCAAGAAACCGTAAAATTGATGAAAAAACTGTAA
- a CDS encoding putative transcriptional regulator, producing the protein MENKEENLVKKTCRELGITQKELAEKIGVNPKTISNWQTKKMEKYAEVLLSALINEDKYFKAMELFTLKT; encoded by the coding sequence TTGGAAAACAAAGAAGAGAATTTAGTTAAAAAAACTTGCCGAGAATTGGGAATCACTCAAAAGGAGTTAGCTGAAAAAATTGGAGTAAATCCAAAAACAATTTCAAATTGGCAAACAAAAAAAATGGAAAAATATGCAGAAGTTTTATTATCTGCTTTAATAAATGAAGACAAATATTTTAAAGCAATGGAACTATTTACTTTAAAAACTTGA
- a CDS encoding prophage antirepressor (PFAM: BRO family, N-terminal domain) encodes MNEIITKNFQDNNFRIFIIKNKEFFFAKDTSSLLGYTNPQKAIRDHCKKVISFKDVFNMNESFTLDLSRELGNNWKQTKLIPESDVWRLIIKSRLPEAEKIEEWIMEEVLPQIRKTGSYSLSSDTSQEISLKEKLELEFVGVKNTIEILRVNQASKIGMIEVVHKKYDLETSYLPKYSDEEHTYSAKALLEKFGVKISVQQFNKKMISAGFLETKTRKSSKYKTEKDENGKEVKIPILKEFKSLTEKGLEFGKNLISPKNQLETQPHYFESKFSELLEILKIG; translated from the coding sequence ATGAATGAAATTATAACCAAGAACTTTCAAGATAATAATTTTAGAATTTTTATTATCAAAAATAAAGAATTTTTCTTTGCAAAAGATACCTCTTCTTTATTAGGTTACACAAATCCACAAAAAGCTATTCGAGATCATTGTAAAAAAGTTATTTCTTTCAAAGATGTTTTCAACATGAACGAATCGTTCACCTTGGATTTATCCCGAGAACTAGGGAATAACTGGAAACAAACAAAACTGATTCCTGAATCTGATGTTTGGCGATTGATTATTAAATCACGACTTCCAGAAGCTGAAAAAATTGAAGAGTGGATTATGGAAGAAGTTCTTCCACAAATTCGTAAAACTGGTTCATACTCTTTGAGTTCTGACACTTCCCAAGAAATTTCTTTAAAAGAGAAATTAGAACTTGAGTTTGTGGGTGTGAAAAATACGATTGAGATTCTACGAGTAAATCAGGCTTCTAAAATTGGAATGATTGAAGTCGTGCATAAAAAGTACGATTTGGAAACTTCATATTTGCCAAAATATTCTGACGAAGAACACACATATTCGGCAAAAGCACTTTTGGAAAAATTCGGAGTGAAAATTTCAGTTCAGCAATTCAACAAAAAAATGATTTCCGCAGGTTTTTTGGAAACAAAAACTCGAAAATCTTCAAAATACAAAACTGAAAAAGATGAAAACGGAAAAGAGGTGAAAATTCCAATTTTGAAAGAATTTAAATCTTTGACGGAAAAAGGTTTGGAATTTGGCAAAAATCTGATTTCGCCAAAAAACCAACTCGAAACTCAACCACACTATTTTGAAAGCAAATTTTCTGAACTTTTAGAGATTTTAAAAATCGGATAG
- a CDS encoding Flagellar motor component A MotA (PFAM: MotA/TolQ/ExbB proton channel family): protein MDLGTVIGLVLIYVLLAISMMLGVGIGPYVNIPSVLIVVGGSIGAIMVGFKMEQVTSMFGFFMIAIKPPVIDMDGLIKKLIDFAVVARKEGILSLEAPLKNEENKFLQMGLMMAIDGQEPDVIRDLLEIEIEQTSTRHKGNISMFDQLAALAGAMGMVGTLIGLVAMLLNMSDPSAIGPAMAVALLTTLYGSVIGNTFGTPIANILSVRNDEETLQNQMLLEGIISIQSGDNPRNMEAKLLGFVPPSKRKSQFDS, encoded by the coding sequence ATGGATTTAGGTACGGTCATTGGACTGGTTCTGATATATGTGCTTTTGGCTATATCAATGATGCTAGGGGTTGGTATTGGTCCCTATGTAAATATTCCGTCTGTTCTTATTGTTGTTGGTGGTTCGATAGGTGCAATTATGGTCGGTTTTAAAATGGAGCAAGTAACGAGCATGTTCGGTTTCTTCATGATTGCTATAAAACCACCAGTAATTGATATGGATGGACTTATTAAAAAACTGATTGACTTTGCAGTTGTTGCGAGGAAAGAGGGGATTTTAAGCTTAGAAGCTCCACTAAAAAATGAGGAAAATAAATTCTTGCAAATGGGATTAATGATGGCGATTGATGGTCAAGAACCTGATGTTATTCGAGATTTGCTAGAAATTGAAATTGAGCAAACAAGCACAAGACACAAAGGAAATATTTCAATGTTCGACCAACTTGCAGCACTTGCTGGAGCGATGGGAATGGTTGGAACACTGATTGGACTTGTTGCCATGCTACTTAACATGTCTGATCCAAGTGCGATTGGACCTGCAATGGCGGTTGCTCTCTTAACAACTCTTTACGGTTCGGTTATCGGGAATACATTTGGAACACCAATTGCAAATATTCTTTCGGTGCGAAATGACGAAGAGACTCTACAAAACCAGATGTTACTTGAAGGAATCATAAGTATTCAATCAGGTGATAACCCAAGAAACATGGAAGCAAAACTTCTCGGTTTCGTTCCTCCAAGTAAAAGAAAGAGCCAATTCGACTCATAG
- a CDS encoding putative sugar phosphatase of HAD superfamily (TIGRFAM: Haloacid Dehalogenase Superfamily Class (subfamily) IIA): MLFIDVQGTLIDDVQKKPISGSIELIEKLNRESIPYVVVTNNTKQESDNFLEYLNSVGLKIPKEKYLDPLMVLDEVISNKACVFGHPKFVEILKKRGICTSSRNPEAVVIGVKEDYTAFEYSKIIEVLLSKKPKLIGMHGTSIYSKGGRRYPGVGAILEMLKFATNSEYRVVGKPSKSFYKKALQIIGENDFSKITMISDDLKGDLRGANELGMKTVFVLSGKFKSLEELQPLDEVEKPDLVLNNIGEFSI, encoded by the coding sequence ATGCTTTTTATTGATGTTCAAGGAACTCTAATTGATGATGTGCAAAAAAAACCAATTTCTGGTTCTATTGAGTTGATAGAAAAGTTAAACAGGGAATCTATTCCATATGTGGTGGTTACAAACAATACAAAACAGGAGAGCGATAATTTTTTGGAATATTTAAATTCGGTTGGATTGAAAATTCCAAAAGAGAAGTATCTTGATCCGCTCATGGTTTTGGATGAAGTGATTTCAAATAAGGCATGTGTTTTTGGACATCCTAAATTTGTGGAAATTTTAAAAAAGCGGGGAATTTGCACCTCATCGCGAAATCCAGAAGCTGTTGTGATTGGAGTGAAAGAGGATTACACAGCTTTTGAATACTCTAAGATAATAGAGGTTTTGCTGAGCAAAAAGCCAAAACTTATTGGAATGCATGGAACTTCTATTTACTCAAAAGGTGGTCGTCGCTACCCTGGAGTTGGTGCAATTTTGGAAATGTTGAAATTCGCTACAAATAGTGAATACAGAGTTGTTGGAAAACCTAGCAAGAGTTTTTATAAAAAAGCTCTACAAATTATAGGAGAAAATGACTTTTCAAAAATTACTATGATTTCTGATGATTTAAAAGGAGATCTTCGTGGAGCTAATGAGTTAGGAATGAAAACTGTTTTTGTTCTTAGTGGAAAATTTAAATCTCTCGAAGAGTTACAACCCCTCGATGAGGTCGAAAAGCCCGATCTTGTTTTAAACAATATCGGAGAATTCTCAATCTGA